A window of Anomalospiza imberbis isolate Cuckoo-Finch-1a 21T00152 chromosome 4, ASM3175350v1, whole genome shotgun sequence contains these coding sequences:
- the CD8B gene encoding T-cell surface glycoprotein CD8 beta chain isoform X2: MARPWLHLCICLQIPGFCTTLLLTQTPGHILTQTNNKTEILCERKQEHTGVYWYRWSQQREHFEFLIFSNTLGKTTYGPNVRQDKFSVHEARSHSSYSLHISHLHPSDSGTYYCSVSQSSQLLLGSGTQLRVVDALPPKTTQTPVSRKPVPRITKGKAASREGPCSPLVWIPLAAGVLLLLLSLVLTAYRLYRLRRRLWLRIHRQ, from the exons ATGGCCCGGCCATGGCTCCATCTCTGCATCTGCCTCCAGATCCCAG GCTTTTGTACAACTCTACTTTTAACCCAAACTCCAGGGCATATTCTAACCCAAACTAACAATAAAACTGAAATCCTCTGTGAGCGGAAGCAGGAGCATACCGGGGTGTACTGGTACCGCTGGAGCCAGCAGAGGGAACATTTCGAGTTCTTGATATTTTCCAACACACTGGGCAAAACCACATATGGCCCAAATGTGAGGCAGGACAAGTTTAGTGTCCACGAGGCGAGGTCCCACAGCTCCTACAGCCTGCACATCAGCCACCTGCACCCCTCGGACAGCGGCACCTACTACTGCTCCGTCTCCCAgtcctcccagctcctcctgggcagTGGGACACAGCTCAGAGTGG TTGATGCTTTGCCTCCAAAGACCACACAGACACCGGTGTCCAGAAAGCCAGTGCCACGGATAACCAAAGGCAAAGCTGCCAGCAGGGAAG GTCCCTGCAGTCCCCTGGTCTGGATCCCACTGGCCGCTGgtgtcctgctcctcctgctgagCCTGGTCCTCACCGCCTACCGCCTGTACC GTCTGCGGCGGAGGCTGTGGCTTCGCATCCACAGGCAATAA
- the CD8B gene encoding T-cell surface glycoprotein CD8 beta chain isoform X1 gives MARPWLHLCICLQIPGFCTTLLLTQTPGHILTQTNNKTEILCERKQEHTGVYWYRWSQQREHFEFLIFSNTLGKTTYGPNVRQDKFSVHEARSHSSYSLHISHLHPSDSGTYYCSVSQSSQLLLGSGTQLRVVDALPPKTTQTPVSRKPVPRITKGKAASREGPCSPLVWIPLAAGVLLLLLSLVLTAYRLYRECPASILRGARPWDSPGGWRARRGSWD, from the exons ATGGCCCGGCCATGGCTCCATCTCTGCATCTGCCTCCAGATCCCAG GCTTTTGTACAACTCTACTTTTAACCCAAACTCCAGGGCATATTCTAACCCAAACTAACAATAAAACTGAAATCCTCTGTGAGCGGAAGCAGGAGCATACCGGGGTGTACTGGTACCGCTGGAGCCAGCAGAGGGAACATTTCGAGTTCTTGATATTTTCCAACACACTGGGCAAAACCACATATGGCCCAAATGTGAGGCAGGACAAGTTTAGTGTCCACGAGGCGAGGTCCCACAGCTCCTACAGCCTGCACATCAGCCACCTGCACCCCTCGGACAGCGGCACCTACTACTGCTCCGTCTCCCAgtcctcccagctcctcctgggcagTGGGACACAGCTCAGAGTGG TTGATGCTTTGCCTCCAAAGACCACACAGACACCGGTGTCCAGAAAGCCAGTGCCACGGATAACCAAAGGCAAAGCTGCCAGCAGGGAAG GTCCCTGCAGTCCCCTGGTCTGGATCCCACTGGCCGCTGgtgtcctgctcctcctgctgagCCTGGTCCTCACCGCCTACCGCCTGTACCGTGAGTGCCCTGCCAGCATCCTGAGGGGAGCCAGGCCCTGGGACAGCCCGGGGGGATGGAGAGCCAGGAGGGGGTCCTGGGACTGA